In Methanofastidiosum sp., the following are encoded in one genomic region:
- a CDS encoding fasciclin domain-containing protein, translating into MKNIIETIIDIGIFNTFVNAVKIAGLMDFLTSHGPFTVFVPQDSAFATIEEGDLKDFLNNKTKLEEILKFHIVSGKYTVSDLIKIAEIKKEEKNKLITLNGKDVSLTPTILCFCANDVETVKLENSTVISPDISCSNGIIYTIDKVLMP; encoded by the coding sequence ATGAAGAATATTATTGAAACTATTATAGATATAGGAATTTTTAATACTTTTGTCAATGCAGTAAAAATTGCTGGATTAATGGATTTTTTAACAAGCCATGGTCCATTTACAGTCTTTGTTCCACAAGATAGTGCATTTGCAACAATAGAAGAAGGAGACCTAAAGGATTTCTTAAATAATAAAACTAAATTAGAAGAAATATTGAAGTTTCACATAGTATCTGGTAAATACACCGTATCTGATCTTATAAAAATAGCAGAAATAAAGAAGGAAGAAAAAAATAAGTTAATCACCCTAAATGGGAAAGATGTTAGTCTGACCCCAACAATATTATGTTTTTGCGCAAATGACGTTGAAACTGTCAAACTTGAAAATTCAACAGTTATAAGTCCGGATATAAGCTGCTCAAATGGAATAATCTATACTATAGACAAAGTTTTGATGCCATAA
- a CDS encoding Hsp20/alpha crystallin family protein, whose translation MTWFDVMEDMRKMQEEIERAFPEFWRRTPLLIPGESKEGEVVKYRRPLTDLKETENELIMVLEMPGITKDDIDIKVTEDSIEIKAEKKYETKEEDEKKGYFFQERRYQGFYRSIPLPSGIKAEETEAKFDNGILEITMKKAEEKEKALKVNVK comes from the coding sequence ATGACTTGGTTTGATGTGATGGAAGATATGAGAAAAATGCAGGAAGAAATTGAGAGAGCGTTTCCTGAGTTTTGGAGAAGAACTCCTCTGCTAATTCCTGGAGAGTCTAAAGAAGGAGAAGTAGTAAAATATAGAAGACCATTGACAGATTTGAAAGAAACTGAAAATGAATTAATAATGGTTCTTGAAATGCCCGGTATAACAAAAGATGACATTGACATAAAAGTAACAGAAGACTCAATTGAGATAAAAGCAGAAAAGAAATATGAAACTAAGGAAGAAGATGAGAAAAAAGGATATTTTTTCCAGGAAAGAAGATATCAAGGATTTTACCGATCAATTCCATTGCCATCTGGAATAAAGGCTGAAGAAACCGAAGCTAAATTTGATAATGGCATACTAGAGATAACGATGAAGAAAGCAGAAGAAAAAGAAAAGGCGCTAAAAGTAAATGTCAAATAA
- a CDS encoding permease has product MKDKSFFIVLILFFLGIFFMPINSPVFQESLFSAFYLLHDYARLHFLTCLVPAMFIAGAISIFVKKDVVLKYLGSESSKLYSYSIASVSGSILAVCSCTILPLFASIRKRGAGLGPAITFLFSGPAINIAAIFLTFSVLGFDIGLARVISAVGLSIIVGLSMALIFRERSEGGKLYLEESAQVSVSSKILSMFFLSLIMILVVNGLSIGLPLKYTLTGILVLIVALIVIFKFSKETSKSWLNETWHFAKMLIPLLFIGVFIAGFIMPLLPQHLIEQIVGKNNLLGNLIASVFGAFMYFSTLTEIPILQALISKGMAKGPALALLLAGPSLSLPNMLVIRRVLGSKRTIVYVILVVIYSTIAGFIFGIL; this is encoded by the coding sequence ATGAAGGATAAATCATTTTTCATAGTTTTAATTTTATTTTTCTTAGGAATATTTTTCATGCCAATCAATTCTCCAGTATTTCAAGAATCATTATTTAGCGCCTTTTACCTTCTTCACGACTATGCAAGATTACATTTTCTGACATGTTTAGTTCCTGCAATGTTTATCGCTGGCGCAATAAGTATTTTTGTAAAAAAAGATGTTGTATTGAAATATCTTGGCAGTGAAAGTAGTAAACTTTATTCTTATTCAATAGCATCTGTTTCAGGATCTATACTTGCGGTATGTTCTTGTACCATACTCCCACTATTTGCATCAATTAGGAAAAGAGGTGCAGGATTAGGGCCTGCAATAACTTTCTTGTTTTCAGGACCTGCAATAAATATCGCCGCTATATTTCTTACTTTTAGTGTTTTAGGATTTGATATTGGATTAGCTAGAGTTATTTCTGCAGTTGGGCTGTCCATTATTGTTGGTTTATCAATGGCCTTAATTTTTAGAGAGAGATCGGAAGGTGGCAAACTTTATTTAGAAGAAAGTGCACAAGTTTCAGTTTCCTCAAAAATATTATCTATGTTTTTCTTATCATTAATAATGATCCTAGTAGTAAATGGTTTATCAATAGGCCTGCCTCTGAAATATACTCTCACAGGGATTCTAGTTTTAATCGTGGCTTTAATCGTGATTTTTAAGTTTTCTAAAGAAACTTCAAAGTCATGGCTCAATGAAACATGGCATTTTGCAAAAATGTTAATCCCTCTTCTTTTTATTGGTGTCTTTATAGCCGGATTCATAATGCCATTACTCCCACAACATTTGATAGAGCAGATAGTAGGTAAAAATAATCTCTTAGGAAATCTAATCGCTTCTGTCTTTGGAGCATTTATGTACTTCTCAACGTTGACTGAAATACCTATATTACAAGCACTAATATCAAAAGGAATGGCCAAAGGCCCAGCTCTGGCCTTATTATTGGCTGGCCCTAGTTTGAGTTTACCTAATATGCTCGTGATTAGAAGGGTATTGGGTTCCAAAAGAACTATAGTTTATGTAATCCTAGTTGTTATATACTCCACAATCGCCGGATTTATATTTGGTATTTTATAA
- a CDS encoding thioredoxin family protein, whose product MGSGCATCENLYEKIKRMANEEKINASVEYSSDINDLINEGIMGSPAILIDGKVVKVGNPSEEELNKILGIK is encoded by the coding sequence TTGGGAAGTGGATGTGCAACGTGCGAAAATCTGTATGAAAAAATAAAAAGAATGGCAAACGAGGAAAAAATAAATGCAAGTGTTGAATACAGCTCTGATATTAATGATCTTATCAATGAAGGTATAATGGGTAGCCCAGCAATATTAATAGATGGAAAAGTTGTAAAAGTTGGAAATCCATCAGAAGAGGAACTTAATAAGATTCTTGGAATCAAATAA
- a CDS encoding orc1/cdc6 family replication initiation protein produces MSNKQSSLDDLFDELLLSNSIFKNKEVLRHSYTPEILPHRKNEIEKLAAILVSALKGETPSNIFVYGKTGTGKTVVVKYVGNGLVKKVGGKAFLKTSPSIDCNTGLPKPDLNSNVKMDMPITFIYINCEVVDTQYRLLSKLSEYFGQSVPLTGWPTDKIYDVFSQSLDSEKKLVIIILDEVDQLLKKGGDDVLYNLTRINGDLENARVSIIGISNDLKFIEFLDPRVKSSLGEEEIIFPPYDAPQLMDILEDRSKISFNESAITPGVIPLCAAFAAQEHGDARRALDLLRTAGEIAERQNAKKVTEPHVRVAKDRIEQDRISEVIKTLPTQSKLILYSVYLLEKYMPGEIITGDVFNIYKDLSNILKLDNLTQRRVSDLISELDMLGILNAKVVSKGRYGRTREISLGVPPLQIKSLLENDFKIKKVASYVPPIQHRLV; encoded by the coding sequence ATGTCAAATAAACAATCATCACTCGATGACTTATTTGATGAACTTCTTTTGTCTAATTCAATTTTTAAAAATAAAGAAGTTTTACGCCATTCATATACTCCTGAAATATTACCACATAGAAAAAATGAAATTGAAAAACTTGCAGCTATATTAGTATCCGCACTTAAAGGTGAAACACCTTCAAATATTTTTGTTTATGGTAAAACTGGGACAGGTAAAACAGTCGTTGTAAAATATGTTGGAAACGGCCTTGTAAAAAAAGTTGGTGGGAAGGCATTTTTGAAAACTTCTCCTTCAATTGATTGTAATACAGGACTTCCAAAACCTGATCTTAATTCAAATGTTAAAATGGATATGCCAATTACTTTTATTTATATTAATTGTGAAGTAGTAGATACTCAATATAGGCTACTATCAAAATTATCCGAATACTTTGGTCAGTCAGTTCCCCTTACGGGTTGGCCTACAGATAAAATCTATGACGTTTTCTCTCAGAGTCTTGATAGTGAAAAGAAACTTGTTATTATTATTCTTGATGAAGTTGACCAGCTCCTCAAAAAAGGAGGAGATGATGTTCTTTATAATTTAACGAGAATTAATGGGGACTTGGAAAACGCTAGGGTCAGTATCATAGGCATTTCAAATGATTTAAAATTCATCGAGTTTTTGGACCCTAGAGTGAAGAGCTCTCTTGGTGAAGAGGAAATTATATTTCCGCCTTATGATGCACCGCAACTAATGGATATATTGGAAGATAGGTCAAAAATATCGTTTAATGAATCAGCAATCACTCCTGGTGTAATACCACTTTGTGCAGCTTTCGCAGCTCAAGAGCACGGAGACGCTAGGAGGGCTCTTGACCTCTTAAGAACAGCCGGTGAGATAGCTGAAAGACAAAATGCCAAAAAAGTTACAGAACCTCACGTAAGAGTTGCAAAGGATAGAATTGAACAGGATAGAATTTCTGAAGTAATTAAAACACTTCCCACACAATCAAAACTTATTCTTTATTCTGTATACCTTTTAGAAAAATACATGCCTGGGGAGATTATTACAGGAGATGTATTTAACATATACAAAGACTTAAGCAATATTTTGAAACTTGATAATCTTACTCAAAGAAGAGTATCTGATTTGATATCAGAACTGGATATGCTTGGTATTCTAAACGCAAAAGTTGTTAGTAAGGGAAGATATGGGAGAACAAGAGAAATATCCTTGGGAGTTCCGCCATTACAGATTAAATCTCTTTTAGAAAATGATTTTAAAATCAAGAAAGTAGCTAGTTATGTACCTCCAATTCAACATAGACTTGTTTAG
- a CDS encoding glutamate--tRNA ligase has protein sequence MSEDLRKLALKYALINAFQYGGTPNSKAVTGKIMAELPEMRKQAKDVISSVEEAITQISKMSNKDIEYKLRQVYPEHFSEKPREKEGPKALPPLEGAEMGKVVTRLPPEPNGYPHIGHGMSFYFNYYYAKKYEGKVILRFDDTNPKKEKLEYYDAIKQDLKWLKITWDEERNMSDDMELYYKYALDLINLGRAYVCNCDAEYVSKLRYDSKDCPCVSNSIQDNLSLWKEMETAEEGKYSLRLRGDMTSKNTVMRDPTMLRVVDHPHPIQGDKYRIWPVYDFACAIEDSVLGVTHVLRSNEFTLRIELQDYIRGLLNLRNPKIIEYSRFTVKGAPTSKRLIRPLIEEHVVSGWDDPRLVTIRGLKRRGITPEAIHMVAEEIGLSKSEPEIDWSLIESLNRKVIDSTSDRYYFVADPMALDVIDASYQIIQLRRHPDIDRGFRNININGKFYISGNDFKEIIKGQILRLKDLYNIFVIDIQPNLIKAMHTDEKSSKDELSKIKKIQWVSNKYVNVSVIVRGILYEGEDINPNSLTTINGYGEEGIASLKEGDIVQFERFGFIRVDKIDSKGVTVILTHK, from the coding sequence ATGAGTGAAGATTTACGCAAACTTGCACTTAAATATGCTCTTATTAATGCCTTTCAGTATGGCGGTACTCCAAATTCTAAAGCCGTTACTGGAAAAATCATGGCTGAGTTACCTGAAATGAGAAAACAGGCAAAGGATGTAATCTCATCAGTAGAAGAAGCAATTACTCAGATTTCAAAAATGTCTAACAAAGATATAGAATATAAACTAAGACAGGTATATCCTGAACATTTTTCGGAAAAACCAAGGGAAAAAGAAGGCCCAAAAGCACTCCCTCCACTTGAAGGGGCAGAAATGGGAAAAGTCGTAACAAGACTCCCTCCAGAGCCAAATGGATATCCACACATCGGGCATGGCATGTCATTTTATTTCAATTATTATTATGCTAAAAAATACGAGGGTAAAGTAATTCTAAGATTTGATGATACAAATCCCAAAAAGGAAAAACTTGAATATTATGATGCCATCAAACAAGACTTAAAATGGCTGAAAATAACTTGGGATGAAGAACGAAATATGTCAGACGATATGGAACTTTACTATAAGTATGCCTTAGATTTAATTAATTTGGGTAGGGCTTATGTTTGCAATTGTGATGCAGAGTATGTATCCAAACTTAGGTACGATTCAAAAGATTGTCCGTGTGTTTCTAACTCAATTCAAGACAATCTCTCTCTTTGGAAAGAAATGGAAACTGCCGAAGAGGGAAAATATTCTCTTAGACTTAGGGGAGATATGACTTCGAAAAATACTGTAATGCGAGATCCAACTATGCTAAGAGTCGTTGATCATCCTCACCCGATACAAGGAGACAAATACAGGATATGGCCTGTTTATGACTTTGCATGCGCAATTGAAGATTCTGTTCTTGGGGTAACACATGTACTCAGAAGTAATGAATTTACACTTAGAATAGAATTACAAGATTATATAAGAGGTCTTCTAAATTTAAGAAATCCAAAGATTATTGAATATTCTAGATTTACAGTAAAGGGAGCGCCAACATCTAAAAGACTAATTAGACCTTTGATTGAAGAACATGTTGTCTCCGGATGGGATGACCCACGACTTGTAACAATTCGTGGTCTTAAAAGAAGAGGCATAACCCCAGAAGCTATTCATATGGTGGCCGAAGAGATTGGCCTTTCAAAATCAGAACCTGAGATAGATTGGTCACTTATCGAATCTCTTAACAGAAAAGTAATCGATTCTACTTCTGATAGGTACTACTTCGTCGCCGATCCCATGGCTCTTGACGTCATCGATGCGTCATATCAAATTATTCAATTAAGGCGCCATCCAGATATAGATAGGGGCTTTAGAAATATTAATATAAATGGTAAATTTTACATTTCAGGAAATGATTTCAAGGAAATAATTAAAGGTCAGATACTCCGATTGAAAGATCTATACAACATCTTCGTTATAGATATCCAGCCTAATTTGATCAAAGCTATGCACACAGACGAAAAATCTTCTAAAGATGAACTTTCTAAAATAAAAAAGATACAATGGGTATCTAATAAATATGTCAATGTATCTGTTATAGTCCGTGGAATTTTATATGAAGGGGAGGATATTAATCCAAATTCTCTTACCACTATTAACGGATACGGAGAAGAAGGCATTGCATCTCTAAAAGAAGGCGACATCGTGCAATTTGAACGTTTTGGATTTATAAGAGTCGACAAAATAGATTCGAAGGGAGTTACAGTTATTTTAACTCATAAATAA
- a CDS encoding 4Fe-4S dicluster domain-containing protein yields MKHIVFDEKKCAGCNLCELFCSSKWYDAFNPRKSRIRIKTEDYVEPNYSVCLQCDDAPCVEACPTDALVIDQDLERVVLIEDLCIGCRLCVRACPYDGIYWHKDYKLPIKCNLCEGDPECVKICPKKALEVGE; encoded by the coding sequence ATGAAACACATTGTTTTCGACGAAAAGAAATGCGCCGGTTGTAACCTCTGTGAATTATTTTGTTCATCCAAGTGGTACGATGCATTTAATCCAAGAAAATCTAGAATTAGAATTAAAACGGAAGATTATGTTGAGCCTAACTATAGCGTTTGTTTACAGTGCGACGATGCCCCATGTGTCGAAGCATGTCCAACAGATGCATTAGTAATTGATCAAGACTTAGAAAGAGTCGTTCTCATTGAAGATTTATGTATTGGTTGTAGATTATGTGTTAGAGCCTGCCCGTATGATGGTATTTATTGGCATAAAGATTACAAACTCCCAATTAAATGTAATTTATGTGAAGGGGATCCCGAATGCGTAAAGATATGTCCCAAAAAAGCCCTTGAGGTAGGTGAATAA
- a CDS encoding sulfite exporter TauE/SafE family protein has protein sequence MPLFESLGRSNIPLIAAFFIGLMTTISPCPLATNITAIAYISKKIGNSKHTILVGIIYTIGRMIVYIGIAAVIVWIGISTFSISIMLQKYGKLLLGPLMLVFGILMLNIINISFGKSSERMSKLKEYLSEKGLIGSLLLGMLFALAFCPISGVFYFGMLIPLALQNSDPILIPSIFAIATGLPVIIFSLILVFSVSKIGDVMKKVQTFEKWMRKAVAFIFILVGVYYMFLI, from the coding sequence ATGCCTTTATTTGAATCTTTAGGTAGAAGTAATATTCCTCTTATAGCAGCTTTCTTCATAGGTTTAATGACTACAATAAGTCCGTGCCCACTTGCAACTAACATCACCGCTATAGCTTATATCTCTAAAAAAATAGGGAATAGTAAACACACAATTCTGGTAGGTATTATTTATACTATTGGTAGAATGATTGTATACATAGGTATAGCCGCAGTAATAGTATGGATTGGAATTAGTACATTTTCAATATCAATTATGCTTCAAAAATATGGGAAATTACTTTTAGGGCCACTTATGTTAGTTTTTGGTATTTTAATGCTTAACATCATCAATATTAGTTTTGGGAAAAGTAGCGAAAGAATGTCTAAGCTTAAGGAATATTTGTCTGAGAAAGGACTAATTGGGAGTCTATTATTGGGAATGTTATTCGCTTTAGCGTTCTGCCCAATAAGCGGTGTATTTTACTTTGGCATGCTTATACCTTTGGCACTTCAGAACAGTGATCCAATCCTTATACCTTCGATATTTGCAATTGCAACAGGATTACCTGTAATCATATTTTCACTAATATTAGTTTTCAGTGTTTCAAAGATTGGAGATGTTATGAAAAAAGTCCAAACTTTTGAAAAGTGGATGAGAAAAGCCGTTGCATTTATATTTATTTTAGTTGGGGTCTATTATATGTTCCTTATATGA
- a CDS encoding metalloregulator ArsR/SmtB family transcription factor, which produces MTSNEKRNILLLKGMGEATRYKILSILVSGERCACEIPELIKRSQPNTSMHLSKLQDWDIIESRRDGKKILYKIKDPRVGKILNIVNKED; this is translated from the coding sequence ATGACTTCAAATGAAAAAAGAAATATCCTACTTCTTAAAGGTATGGGAGAGGCTACAAGATACAAAATCCTAAGTATACTTGTCTCTGGAGAACGATGTGCATGTGAAATACCTGAATTGATAAAAAGATCTCAGCCAAATACTTCTATGCACCTCTCAAAATTACAAGATTGGGACATTATTGAATCAAGAAGAGATGGAAAAAAAATATTATATAAAATAAAAGACCCTAGGGTTGGGAAAATTCTAAATATAGTAAATAAGGAGGATTGA
- a CDS encoding carboxymuconolactone decarboxylase family protein: MRMLEEFFPEFTKLLDEMDELYKDKRTIDEKTYQFICFALSIKARSKPCVLKHFKGALEAGATVKELSYIFALVMREAAGADDCWTHDILGDWKEILKGNINCECKK, from the coding sequence ATGAGAATGTTAGAAGAATTCTTCCCTGAATTTACAAAATTATTAGACGAGATGGACGAACTATACAAAGATAAAAGAACAATAGATGAGAAGACGTATCAGTTCATATGCTTTGCACTTTCTATTAAGGCTAGATCAAAACCATGTGTCTTAAAACATTTCAAAGGGGCTCTAGAAGCGGGGGCAACAGTAAAGGAACTCAGTTATATTTTTGCTTTGGTGATGAGAGAAGCTGCAGGCGCCGACGATTGTTGGACACATGATATACTAGGGGATTGGAAAGAAATACTAAAAGGTAACATAAACTGTGAATGTAAGAAATAA
- the map gene encoding type II methionyl aminopeptidase, whose protein sequence is MQDNDTYFESYQKAGDILKIVKEESRKLVLNNYKVVDLVEFIENKVIEMGGLPAFPCNISINSVAAHYTPNIDSDLVLKSGDYVKIDIGCHIDGCIADTAYTVKVDENDDDLIKASQEALKNAIAAVEPGVKTNYIGKIIEETIKDFNFNPIKELCGHGLRPYVLHSGITIPNYNSNIGTKLKEGDTLAIEPFASTKAGKLKTSEEVYIFKYLQDRPLRDPGSKKLLNVIKQNYRTLPFAERWLEKNHAGLKINFSLRTLIRANVIYPYNVLLDSEGGLVSQAENSLIVTSSGCEVYT, encoded by the coding sequence ATGCAAGACAATGATACTTACTTTGAAAGCTATCAAAAAGCTGGAGATATACTTAAGATTGTAAAAGAAGAATCAAGAAAACTAGTTTTAAATAATTACAAAGTAGTTGACTTGGTAGAATTTATAGAAAATAAAGTCATTGAAATGGGTGGGCTGCCAGCCTTTCCATGTAATATTTCTATTAATAGCGTAGCTGCACATTATACTCCGAATATCGATTCAGATTTAGTTCTTAAGAGTGGCGATTATGTAAAGATCGATATTGGATGCCATATCGATGGATGTATTGCTGATACTGCATATACTGTTAAAGTCGATGAGAATGATGATGATCTTATAAAGGCTTCACAAGAGGCCTTAAAAAACGCAATAGCAGCAGTCGAACCCGGCGTTAAGACCAATTATATTGGAAAGATAATAGAAGAAACAATTAAAGATTTTAATTTTAATCCGATAAAAGAACTTTGTGGTCATGGTCTTAGGCCTTATGTTCTCCATTCAGGGATCACAATACCAAATTACAATAGTAACATTGGAACAAAACTTAAGGAAGGAGACACTTTAGCAATAGAGCCTTTTGCATCCACTAAAGCTGGAAAGCTTAAGACTTCTGAAGAAGTTTACATTTTTAAATATCTTCAAGATAGACCCCTAAGAGATCCTGGCTCAAAGAAACTATTGAATGTTATTAAACAAAACTATAGAACTTTGCCTTTTGCAGAGAGATGGCTTGAAAAAAATCATGCTGGCCTTAAAATTAACTTCTCTTTGAGAACACTTATTAGGGCAAATGTTATTTATCCTTATAATGTATTATTAGATAGTGAAGGAGGATTGGTGTCTCAGGCTGAAAATAGCTTGATTGTAACTTCAAGTGGCTGTGAAGTATACACCTAG
- a CDS encoding aldehyde ferredoxin oxidoreductase family protein, whose amino-acid sequence MIYSYTGKILHIDLTTGKTEVETPNEQFYRKWLGGNGFVIKYLYDGLKKGTDPLAPEAVSVFASGPLSGTLSHGAGRTHFGAKSPQTGLLADSSAGGGLSAMLKYAGYDAVVIKGKAASPVMIVINNDKVEIREAERFWGLLTIETQHRLKKELTPEYKIACIGPAGEKLVPMTSVITDTRVAGRSGNGAVWGSKNLKAVAIYGDNDVKVADMEKVKTLYAEFAQKAKETLVGLSKYGTTALPASINAFGGMGTRNNQFEIFEHVDGIGGETLNTQHLIRHRSCFSCCIHCAKDFKVNKWDSVSEGPEYETQFSYGSMPAIADADYVIAADRLSDEYGIDTISTGVTASMVMELMERGLLTEKDTGGKTYKFGNGEDLLELVRIIGEKRGKFGELLGKGTRALAEKLGGDAYKYAYNVKGLEPAGHSPRAQKTMSVGYATSPRGGSHHDARPIEYGLPPEKRNTTEGRALNAFNTQNWTCLGDSLVVCHFEEKIYGTSVAQVHSDWINAVTGWDTTLDEVKLMAERIYNLERLFTIRESGKARTGDTLPWRVMNEPIPSGTSKGMYTTQEELDKMLDEYYDLRGWDRKGVPTKATLKRLGLEEYS is encoded by the coding sequence ATGATTTATAGTTATACAGGTAAAATATTACATATAGATCTTACAACAGGAAAAACTGAAGTAGAAACTCCAAATGAACAATTTTATAGAAAATGGCTTGGTGGAAATGGATTTGTTATAAAATACCTTTATGATGGTCTAAAAAAAGGAACTGATCCTCTAGCTCCTGAAGCAGTTTCTGTTTTTGCATCTGGCCCTTTGAGTGGTACTTTGTCGCACGGTGCAGGTAGAACCCACTTTGGAGCGAAATCTCCTCAGACGGGATTACTTGCCGATAGTAGCGCTGGTGGAGGGCTTTCTGCAATGTTAAAATATGCAGGATATGACGCAGTTGTAATTAAAGGAAAAGCTGCTTCACCCGTAATGATAGTTATTAATAACGATAAAGTTGAGATAAGAGAAGCAGAGCGATTCTGGGGGCTTTTGACAATAGAAACACAACACAGACTCAAAAAAGAATTAACGCCAGAATATAAAATAGCCTGTATAGGACCAGCAGGTGAAAAGTTGGTACCTATGACTTCAGTTATTACTGATACTAGAGTTGCCGGAAGAAGTGGTAACGGGGCTGTTTGGGGATCAAAGAATCTTAAAGCTGTAGCTATATATGGGGACAACGACGTTAAAGTAGCGGACATGGAAAAAGTAAAAACATTATATGCTGAATTTGCTCAGAAGGCGAAGGAAACTTTAGTAGGTCTTTCAAAATACGGAACTACCGCTCTCCCTGCAAGTATTAATGCATTTGGAGGTATGGGAACAAGAAATAATCAGTTCGAAATATTTGAGCATGTTGATGGGATCGGAGGAGAAACACTTAATACCCAACATTTAATTAGACATAGATCATGTTTTAGTTGCTGTATCCACTGTGCAAAAGACTTCAAAGTCAACAAATGGGACAGTGTTTCTGAAGGGCCTGAATATGAAACTCAATTTTCTTATGGTAGTATGCCAGCTATAGCTGACGCTGATTATGTAATTGCGGCAGACAGACTTTCAGATGAGTATGGAATAGATACCATTTCTACAGGCGTAACTGCTTCAATGGTCATGGAGTTAATGGAGAGAGGTCTCTTAACAGAAAAGGACACTGGTGGCAAAACATACAAATTTGGCAATGGGGAAGATCTCTTAGAACTAGTTAGAATAATTGGAGAAAAGAGAGGGAAATTTGGAGAATTACTTGGAAAAGGGACAAGAGCACTAGCAGAAAAATTAGGCGGCGACGCTTATAAGTACGCATATAATGTTAAAGGCCTTGAACCTGCAGGTCACTCCCCAAGAGCCCAAAAGACAATGTCGGTAGGATATGCAACCTCACCAAGAGGAGGAAGCCACCACGATGCAAGACCAATTGAATATGGATTACCTCCTGAGAAGAGAAACACGACAGAAGGGAGAGCATTGAATGCTTTTAATACACAGAACTGGACATGCCTAGGGGATTCACTTGTAGTTTGCCACTTTGAAGAGAAGATATATGGCACATCTGTTGCTCAAGTGCATTCGGACTGGATAAATGCAGTAACTGGGTGGGACACAACTCTTGACGAAGTAAAATTAATGGCAGAGAGAATATATAATCTTGAAAGATTATTTACTATCAGAGAATCGGGAAAAGCAAGAACTGGTGACACGCTTCCATGGAGAGTCATGAACGAGCCAATCCCATCAGGAACTTCAAAAGGAATGTATACTACACAAGAAGAACTTGACAAAATGCTCGATGAATACTATGATCTTAGGGGCTGGGACAGAAAAGGAGTTCCAACAAAGGCAACATTAAAAAGACTTGGATTAGAAGAGTACTCTTAA